The Pseudoliparis swirei isolate HS2019 ecotype Mariana Trench chromosome 1, NWPU_hadal_v1, whole genome shotgun sequence genome has a window encoding:
- the atp5if1a gene encoding ATPase inhibitor A, mitochondrial has protein sequence MSRLLLRADVRRSVASQIRMASDQLGELGKGAGKGGGGGGAVRAAGGAFGKREVAEEERYFRQKEKEQTEALRKHHMEEIDHHKKEIERLQKEIDRHIGKIRKLKHDD, from the exons ATGTCGCGGCTTCTCCTCAGAGCAGACGTACGGAGATCCGTCGCCTCTCAGATTAGAATGGCGTCTGATCAG CTTGGCGAGTTAGGCAAAGGCGCAGGCaaaggtggaggcggaggaggcgctGTGAGGGCGGCAGGGGGTGCATTTGGAAAACGAGAAGTGGCAGAGGAGGAGCGGTACTTCAG gcagaaggagaaggagcagacggaggcGCTGAGGAAGCATCACATGGAGGAGATTGACCACCACAAAAAGGAGATTGAGCGCCTACAAAAGGAGATTGACCGTCACATTGGGAAAATCAGAAAGCTGAAGCATGATGACTAA